GCCGCCGCGATCGGGAGACCACCTACGAGGTCACCCTCGCGGCCCTGCGCGGCGTGGTGTCGGCCGCGGATCTCGACACCGAGTGGCCGACGGTGGAAAAGACGCCGCCGATCTGGGACGCGCTGCGTCAGCGCCGCTACCTCTATCGCCGTGGCGTCCACTACGGGAACAGCCCGGCGCAGGTGCTCGAGGTCTGGCGCCGCAAGGATCTGCCCGCGCAACCCGCGCCGGTCCTGATCTTCGTCCCGGGCGGCGCCTGGATACATGGCAGGTCGATGGGCCAGGGGTCCGCGCTGATGTCCCGGCTGGCCGAGCAGGGATGGGTGTGCCTGGCGATCGACTACCGAGTCGCGCCGCACCACCGCTGGCCGCGCCACATCACCGACGTCAAGACCGCCATCGCGTGGGCGCGGGCCAACGTCGACAGGTTCGGCGGCGACCGCAATTTCGTTGCTATAGCGGGGTGTTCGGCCGGCGGACACCTGTCCGCGCTGGCCGGACTGACCCCCGACGACCCGGCACACCGGGCGGAGCTGCCGGAGGGCGCCGACAGTTCGGTCGATGCGGTGGTCGGGCTCTACGGCCGCTACGACTGGCAGGACCGTTCCACGCCCGAGCGCGTCCGGTTCGTCGACTTCCTCGAGCGAGTGGTGGTCAAACGCAAGATCGCCCGTCACCCCGAGGTGTTCCGCGACGCGTCGCCGATCGCCCGCGTGCATCGGAATGCCCCGCCGTTCCTGGTGATTCACGGCAGCAAGGACAGCGTCATCCCCGTCGAGCAGGCCCGCGGCTTCGTCGAGCGGTTAAAGGCGGTGTCGCATTCGACGGTCGGCTACCTGGAGTTGCCCGGCGCGGGCCACGGGTACGACCTCGTCGACGGCGAGCGGGCCGGGGTGGCGGCGCATGCGGCGTCGCTCTTCCTCAACCAGGTCTATCGCACCAAGTCACGGATCGGGGCGAAAGAGGTTATCTGAGCTCGCGCCCTGAGTATGGTCCCCCTATGGGTAAGGGGCAGCGGTGAAACGGCTGAGCGGCTGGGACGCGGTACTGCTGTACAGCGAGACGCCGAACGTGCACATGCACACCATCAAAGTCGCCGTGATCGAGTTGGCTCCGGGCAGGCGTGACTTCGATATCGACGCGTTTCGCCAAGTCATCGCCGGCCGGCTGAACAAGCTCGAGCCCTTCTGCTACCAGCTCGTCGAGATCCCGTTCAACCTCCACCATCCGATGTGGCGGGAGCACTGCGAGGTCGACCTCGACTACCACGTCCGCCCATGGCGGCTGCCCGCGCCCGGCGGTCGTCGCGAGCTGGACGAGGCGATCGGGCGGATCGCCAGCACGCCGCTGGACCGTGGTCGTCCGTTGTGGGAGATGTACTTCGTCGAGGGCCTGGCCAACCACCGGATCGCGGTGGTCGGCAAGATCCACCACGCGCTCGCCGACGGCGTCGCCTCGGCGAACCTGATGGCCCGCGGCATGGACCTGCAGCCCGGCCCGGAGGGCGGTCCGTACGTCTCCGACCCGGCTCCCACCACGCGGCAGCTGATGAGTTCGGCCTTCGCGGATCACCTGCGCCACGTCGCGCGAATCCCGGCGACGATCCGCTACACGGCGCAGGGGCTGGACAAGGTCCGCCGCAGCTCGCGCAA
The nucleotide sequence above comes from Mycobacterium malmoense. Encoded proteins:
- a CDS encoding alpha/beta hydrolase, which gives rise to MTARGPLMTPCVRWLLRARPADYALALSAAGASLPLVGKHLEPLGGMTAMGVWGTRQAPQTLSAMTKDWLTPGINDVRRRDRETTYEVTLAALRGVVSAADLDTEWPTVEKTPPIWDALRQRRYLYRRGVHYGNSPAQVLEVWRRKDLPAQPAPVLIFVPGGAWIHGRSMGQGSALMSRLAEQGWVCLAIDYRVAPHHRWPRHITDVKTAIAWARANVDRFGGDRNFVAIAGCSAGGHLSALAGLTPDDPAHRAELPEGADSSVDAVVGLYGRYDWQDRSTPERVRFVDFLERVVVKRKIARHPEVFRDASPIARVHRNAPPFLVIHGSKDSVIPVEQARGFVERLKAVSHSTVGYLELPGAGHGYDLVDGERAGVAAHAASLFLNQVYRTKSRIGAKEVI